One Epinephelus fuscoguttatus linkage group LG10, E.fuscoguttatus.final_Chr_v1 genomic window carries:
- the LOC125896140 gene encoding 60S ribosomal protein L5, which translates to MGFVKVVKNKAYFKRYQVKFRRRREGKTDFFARKRLVVQDKNKYNTPKYRMIVRFSNRDICCQIAYAKIEGDMIVCAAYSHELPKYGVSVGLTNYAAAYCTGLLLARRLLNKFGLDKVYEGQVEVTGDEFNVESIDGQPGAFTCYLDAGLARTTTGNKVFGALKGAVDGGLSIPHSTKRFPGYDPESKEFNAEVHRKHIMGVNVSEYMSYLMEEDEEAYKKQFSRFIKNGITPEVIEEMYKKAHAAIRENPVHEKKPPKEVKKKRWNRAKLSLAQRKDRVAQKKASFLRAQEQEDAD; encoded by the exons ATG GGTTTTGTTAAAGTGGTGAAGAACAAGGCCTACTTCAAGAGGTACCAGGTCAAattcaggaggaggagag AGGGAAAGACCGACTTCTTTGCTCGTAAGCGCCTGGTCGTACAAGATAAGAACAAGTACAACACACCCAAGTACCGCATGATTGTCCGCTTCTCCAACAGGGACATCTGCTGCCAG ATCGCCTATGCCAAGATTGAGGGTGATATGATTGTGTGTGCGGCCTACTCACACGAGCTGCCAAAATATGGAGTTTCCGTGGGCCTGACAAACTACGCAGCAGCCTACTGCACTGGTCTGCTGCTGGCCCGTAGA CTGCTGAACAAGTTTGGCCTGGACAAGGTGTATGAAGGCCAGGTGGAGGTGACAGGCGATGAGTTCAACGTGGAGAGCATTGACGGGCAGCCAGGCGCTTTCACCTGCTACCTGGACGCAGGACTTGCCAGAACCACCACAGGCAACAAGGTTTTCGGTGCCCTGAAGGGGGCTGTGGATGGAGGCCTGTCCATCCCACACAG CACCAAGCGCTTCCCTGGGTATGATCCAGAGAGCAAGGAGTTCAACGCTGAGGTTCACCGCAAGCACATCATGGGCGTCAACGTGTCCGAGTACATGAGCTACCTgatggaggaggacgaggaagCCTACAAGAAGCAGTTCTCGCGCTTCATCAAGAACGGCATCACCCCTGAAGTG ATTGAGGAAATGTACAAAAAGGCTCATGCTGCCATCCGTGAGAACCCAGTCCATGAAAAGAAGCCTCCCAAAGAAGTCAAGAAGAAGAG GTGGAACCGTGCCAAGCTCTCTCTGGCCCAGAGGAAAGACCGCGTCGCCCAGAAGAAGGCCAGCTTCCTCCGGGCTCAGGAACAGGAGGATGCAGATTAA
- the LOC125896136 gene encoding divergent protein kinase domain 1A-like isoform X1, with translation MARGLFPWGFFRKPLYIQAKFSYLHMKYLFFSWLAVFVGSWIVYVEYSAYTELCRGHDCKNSICDKYRKGVIDGSACSSLCEKDTLYLGKCFTAKPNSQVYSGSWGDLEGVIKCQMEEAPHYDLGSEMEPRKEAAAFNKPTKGTSVEKFREMILNHLKAKVGDQANLADLATQVLSITDANKDGHISLPEARSTWALLQLNEFLLALVLQDREHTPRLLGFCGDLYVMEKVPYSPLYGISLPWIIELWIPAGLRRSMDQWFTPSWPHKAKISIGLLELVEDVFHGTFGSFLMCDISATSFGYNDRHDLKVMDARYIVPEAIFQESVRQQRCDVDEDCLYGTDCLTSCDLTKHRCTTEVTRPNLAKACEALKDYILRGAPSDVREELEKQLYACIALKGSAEQMEIEHSLILNNLKTLLWKKISHTKDS, from the exons GCTAAATTTTCCTACCTGCACATGAAGTACCTGTTCTTCTCCtggctggctgtgtttgtgggGAGCTGGATAGTTTATGTCGAGTACTCGGCTTACACGGAGCTGTGTCGTGGGCACGACTGCAAAAATTCAATA TGTGACAAATACAGAAAGGGGGTCATCGACGGCTCAGCCTGCAGCAGCCTATGTGAGAAAGACACACTCTACCTGGGGAAGTGCTTCACTGCCAAGCCCAACAGCCag GTGTACTCTGGGAGCTGGGGAGACCTGGAGGGAGTCATTAAGTGCCAGATGGAGGAGGCTCCTCATTATGATTTGGGAAGTGAGATGGAGCCCAGGAAGGAGGCTGCAGCCTTCAACAAGCCCACCAAGGGGACCTCTGTGGAAAAGTTCAGAGAGATGATCCTCAACCACTTAAAG GCTAAAGTGGGGGATCAGGCCAACCTCGCAGACCTGGCGACTCAAGTATTGTCCATAACAGATGCCAACAAAGACGGTCATATCTCACTGCCCGAGGCTCGCTCCACATGGGCTTTGCTGCAGCTCAATGAATTCCTGTTAGCATTAGTCCTGCAAGACAGAGAGCACACGCCCAGGTTGCTGGGCTTCTGTGGAGACCTGTATGTGATGGAGAAGGTGCCATATTCTCCTCTGTATGGGATCAGCCTACCCTGGATCATCGAGCTGTGGATTCCTGCTGGCCTGCGGCGCAGCATGGACCAGTGGTTCACCCCATCCTGGCCACACAAGGCCAAGATCTCCATCGGACTGCTGGAACTGGTTGAGGACGTTTTCCACGGCACTTTTGGCAGCTTCCTCATGTGCGATATAAGCGCCACCAGTTTTGGCTACAATGACCGCCATGACCTGAAGGTGATGGACGCACGGTACATTGTTCCCGAAGCCATCTTCCAAGAAAGTGTTAGGCAGCAGCGCTGCGACGTGGACGAGGATTGTCTCTATGGGACAGACTGCCTCACTTCCTGTGACCTCACCAAGCACCGCTGCACAACAGAGGTCACCAGGCCGAACTTAGCCAAAGCCTGTGAGGCACTCAAGGACTACATTCTGAGAGGTGCCCCATCGGATGTGAGGGAGGAGCTGGAGAAGCAGCTGTACGCTTGCATCGCACTGAAAGGTTCGGCAGAGCAGATGGAGATTGAGCACTCGCTAATTCTGAACAACCTCAAGACTTTGCTATGGAAGAAAATCTCTCATACTAAAGACTCCTAA
- the LOC125896136 gene encoding divergent protein kinase domain 1A-like isoform X2, with the protein MKYLFFSWLAVFVGSWIVYVEYSAYTELCRGHDCKNSICDKYRKGVIDGSACSSLCEKDTLYLGKCFTAKPNSQVYSGSWGDLEGVIKCQMEEAPHYDLGSEMEPRKEAAAFNKPTKGTSVEKFREMILNHLKAKVGDQANLADLATQVLSITDANKDGHISLPEARSTWALLQLNEFLLALVLQDREHTPRLLGFCGDLYVMEKVPYSPLYGISLPWIIELWIPAGLRRSMDQWFTPSWPHKAKISIGLLELVEDVFHGTFGSFLMCDISATSFGYNDRHDLKVMDARYIVPEAIFQESVRQQRCDVDEDCLYGTDCLTSCDLTKHRCTTEVTRPNLAKACEALKDYILRGAPSDVREELEKQLYACIALKGSAEQMEIEHSLILNNLKTLLWKKISHTKDS; encoded by the exons ATGAAGTACCTGTTCTTCTCCtggctggctgtgtttgtgggGAGCTGGATAGTTTATGTCGAGTACTCGGCTTACACGGAGCTGTGTCGTGGGCACGACTGCAAAAATTCAATA TGTGACAAATACAGAAAGGGGGTCATCGACGGCTCAGCCTGCAGCAGCCTATGTGAGAAAGACACACTCTACCTGGGGAAGTGCTTCACTGCCAAGCCCAACAGCCag GTGTACTCTGGGAGCTGGGGAGACCTGGAGGGAGTCATTAAGTGCCAGATGGAGGAGGCTCCTCATTATGATTTGGGAAGTGAGATGGAGCCCAGGAAGGAGGCTGCAGCCTTCAACAAGCCCACCAAGGGGACCTCTGTGGAAAAGTTCAGAGAGATGATCCTCAACCACTTAAAG GCTAAAGTGGGGGATCAGGCCAACCTCGCAGACCTGGCGACTCAAGTATTGTCCATAACAGATGCCAACAAAGACGGTCATATCTCACTGCCCGAGGCTCGCTCCACATGGGCTTTGCTGCAGCTCAATGAATTCCTGTTAGCATTAGTCCTGCAAGACAGAGAGCACACGCCCAGGTTGCTGGGCTTCTGTGGAGACCTGTATGTGATGGAGAAGGTGCCATATTCTCCTCTGTATGGGATCAGCCTACCCTGGATCATCGAGCTGTGGATTCCTGCTGGCCTGCGGCGCAGCATGGACCAGTGGTTCACCCCATCCTGGCCACACAAGGCCAAGATCTCCATCGGACTGCTGGAACTGGTTGAGGACGTTTTCCACGGCACTTTTGGCAGCTTCCTCATGTGCGATATAAGCGCCACCAGTTTTGGCTACAATGACCGCCATGACCTGAAGGTGATGGACGCACGGTACATTGTTCCCGAAGCCATCTTCCAAGAAAGTGTTAGGCAGCAGCGCTGCGACGTGGACGAGGATTGTCTCTATGGGACAGACTGCCTCACTTCCTGTGACCTCACCAAGCACCGCTGCACAACAGAGGTCACCAGGCCGAACTTAGCCAAAGCCTGTGAGGCACTCAAGGACTACATTCTGAGAGGTGCCCCATCGGATGTGAGGGAGGAGCTGGAGAAGCAGCTGTACGCTTGCATCGCACTGAAAGGTTCGGCAGAGCAGATGGAGATTGAGCACTCGCTAATTCTGAACAACCTCAAGACTTTGCTATGGAAGAAAATCTCTCATACTAAAGACTCCTAA